The genomic segment CAGCTGCTCTCACTGTTGCAAACTCGACCACAGCGCTTCCTCTCTTCTTACCCGATAcaatcacatttgaaacatcCCCATACTAGAGGTAAAAAAATGGGAGAATAAAAGAAAAGtcaaaagaaagaagaggagagatgCAGAACATTCAAATTAGTATTTCCTTTCACAGCACAACCTGTAACCATAAAACACAAAGCATATGCAGTCTGAAGAACTGAAAACAAGGGTGAATGTTACAGACTTCTGGAATAAAAGTGAGGATTCAATATGTGTTTGGTTATTAAAGCTAATCTCTAATGATGGGGTTCATATGTTTGGGACAGAGCCAGTTAAACTGCAAAGAACATCATGTGCAAAAGTGAGACTGTGACTTCTCAAAAGAGACAAGAGGAAACATTGGATCATTTCAGTTACTCCTTCTGCAATGACAGCATTtgataaacaatatttttggcaTGAGAGCTGAAATAAGATGTGGCTCTCATCTAACTCCCTGCTGTAAATCAGAACAGAGAGGAAAGGTTGGCCAAAAAGGGGAGCAGGGCAAAGGGCATCTCATACATTCCCTGATCTCAGTctgaaagacacagagagaagaggaagaaggctCGAAACAGACCAAAACCTAATTCCTAATGAAGCAGAGGGTTTCTTCAGTTCTTCAGGGTTTGCATTACTTATAACCAAGACCTTTTGTCATTAACCTCTCCCCGACTGAAGCAGGGGCTTGGGAGCAAAGAGGAAGATCGACGTTGCCTTAGAGAGTCCCATCCTGTGAAAATGTAGCTTTCTGGGAAAGGGAAAGTCCAAGAATGCTAATGTCTACGAAGGACAGTCTGGAGCAAGCCAACAGTGACAAAGGAGACTCTCAAAAGGCCTCTgtttcataaaatataaatatcttaACATGTTTTCCCTCCCCCCCCTTAAACGAAGATGTATTATACCAAGCGGCCAAAATACACGAGTCCGCACACGTACGCATGAACAAGTATACACATACCATACTTTCCCACACAGCGGTGGCTATTTCGACTTGCCCAAACCATTAACCGTCACTCATTGGAGCTTGCCATCTCAAACAAAATCTGTTCCTGAAATGTATTCCCTTTGCTAAAGAATTTAAAAAGGAGCAACACTTCTTTTCCCACAGTCTGTATTACGACACAGCCCTCCTGCCTCCAGCCGTATTGATTTAGTTCGTGCAGAGGAGAAATTCATACGCCTTTTTCCGGGCAGCTTGACGTCAGTGACACTTGCCCTATCCTCATTTTCAGGCCAACCTATGCCCCACCAAAATCCCTCATGACGGATCACGGCACAAGGTGGTACTGGGTTGCATGAGAAGAGCACATTTCCTAATGCCTCCCTTGGCACTGCTTAATCACCTGGTAAGAGGGGCACAAACAATGGCGTGCATGGCTTTAAAAGGGCACTACAACATTGCCCTCAGCACTTTCACTGCAACAAAACTTAATGGGCCTTGTTTAAGGGGAAGAATAAAACAATCTACAGCGCTGATGTCATGCAGACCTCAAATATGGCCGGACTCTGCAGGCTGTTACTGTGGAGCTCTGCTCTGAGACAGCAAGGATAAAGAGATTATATCCTTACACAATATGTGTCAACAGTGatatctttttatattttcatattttgaatTTGGGGAAAGTTTAATTAAGAAACAattcataaattaaataaatcagatgGGAGCGTCTGTTTTTGGTTAATCCAGCCAATTAAATACCTCACATTTTAAAGTACTTCATCACATTGATGCAACATCCCGGTAATGCAGTCCTGCTCGTTAATTTACAACATCGCATGCAATGTCCTAATACAGATATATTAAAGGGATCGCTACCTTCATAGCCTCAAGGTACAACCCTAATTCGGGAAAATATCATcttgggacattgtctaaaacgAAAATAATACAGAATGCTGTGAAAATTGCGAGAGGAGACAGTTTAAGAGCAGATTCCTCATGTCAACAATGCAAAGGCGTGTCTTTTATCCATTCATTCCCAACAACCCCAAAACACATGGCGCCACCCGTGATATAAACAATCAAGCTGCGCAACCTTAAGGTGACAGCATCCTTATAACATAGAACAAAACACTACATTGATGTATCATGCAAAACTTACCTCAAATGATTGTATAACTCACAACACAGAACACTAAGCATATATAGCTGAGTAAATTATGCACTTTGGTGAATTATGTCCATAGTGTCCACTACAATGCaatcatttcaaattctttttgccttcaagtcaaatgaaaactccacaaagacaatatattttctgtTCTGATAAACTGATAACTTCGGTGTTCTTTCTTTAAAACTACTTATTTGATTTCCAGGATGTGTACCTTTTGTAGAAGTCTGAGCAGAAGGTCTTGAGAGTAGCCGCCGTTCGTCTTGTCATCTTTTTTACACTTCCACTTTAACTGGAATGAGAGAGAAGACATGAAGGAGACACCTGTATTAGTCATTTCAGGAATGAAAGAAGTGCATGATAATGTCCAATCACCAGAGCACAGCTAATTGAAGTCAGCTGATGAGGAGACAAAGTGCGCCAGATAGGCTTGGCGATGATGACACACAGATTACCATGAGAAGAGACTGGAGCAACGGGAGAGACACTCTTGTTAAACTCTTGGAACGTCACCCTGGCACCACCTGTGAGACCTGCAGTCAATTTCCATTCATAGCAAAGGTACTGGACAGCTAAAGTGGGGGGAAATTAATACACAGATTCTTGGACTAGAGAACTCTCAGTGACTCACCTGCTTAACTTTAGCTCGACAGAAGAAAGCAAACACTAAACAATCCAAAGCAGGTCGCCCAAGGTACCTGCAGGAGGATGTGTTTTCTATCTTTGTTCGAACTCTggttaacacattttaattgtgTAACAATCTTAACTCAAGTCTTGCCATATTGGACTGTGTAAAAATGCCGTTTTAGAAATGACCCTACAACTATTTTTTAAGAGCCTccataaaagactaaaagatcatttgtcaattttttttcagtcactAAAAGCTGACGTGAATTCCCGTACTCCTAAAAAAGATATTGTGCACCTTCTCAAATCCATGTACAAACAACAGCGGAGTCTAGCTAATATCACGCTAACTGCTTAAAGTAGAATTATAAATGGCAAGCACTAATGTTGATACAGTTCCAGCATGCTGCTcaatgtcagaaaacagaatTTCTGGGAATTTCCATGTCTACATAGCCTCTTTTACCAACAATTACATCCAAAAATGTACACTTGCCTTCCAAGAGCTGTCTCCTGTATCCACTGATAACCTCTTTACCCATTAATCTTCGAATAACACGTTAAAGTATATGCATGATGTGAAGTCTGCGGTTTTAGCCCACAACACTGACAGACTGCTGTGTGCTCTCGCTCctggtttaaataaatatacagataGGAAAGATTTTAATGGAACCAAACCAAATGGATCTTTCTGCTTCTGATGTATCACTTCaactaaatatcaaaatatatcaGAGGAATAAAGGCTAggatcaaaaaacaaaatctcaAAGAATGATCACATGTCAAACATTGCTGAGATTAGTTAAGGAATCACTTAGATTTATTGTAATAGCCCACAACACGTCGATCATTTTGCTCAATCTTGAATACTGGGATCAAAGGTTAAACATATAATATTACTTTTACTGGACAGGATAAAACCAAAAGCAAACACTGATCTTGATCCGGGTAGAGTATGGAAGCCGTTTTGCCAGGGTAATTTTTCTACGTTCCTTTttttatctgtaaaaaaaagggttttggCATGGGAACTTGTCAAAATGGAGTTTTAATACTTATTTTGGCCAACAAAACTTGTGCTCAGAGTTCATGAaggaattaaaacaaaaaacaaaaaaataaatacttttaatcCTATTTAGAACATGTGGAAGTGGTGCACTTCGTCAGCCTCTTGTGGCAGAAATGattattacaaaaacaaacaaaaattattctgacaaaagaaaaaattactttacaaatttgatggacaaaaaaaataaggaacTTGGAGCAGATTATCCTGGCGAACCCAGATCAGACATTGAAAATGGatcatcagaattttttttccacactggcCTCAATATCTTCTGTAGTCtaaatacaaaaaaggaaattaaagagAGAATTTTATGTAAACACGACTCAGCCTCTGAGATACATCTATGCAGCAATGTTCCCATGTCCTTGAACGTGACCCGTAACCCCGTCAGTCTTAcggctgctgtttgtttttctaactGAATACACAAATGACGGGGAATACACTGCTGCACTAGATGGCTATCAAATTTTAAAACCAGATTTAATGTCTAAACACATTAGCTAACATCCCCAGTGTCCATTAATATGCACAGGCTAGGCTAGGTTTCCAGGAGGAAATATAATAAGTCTTTTCTTGGCATTGTTACAGGTCTCCTGACGATGCCGAGCCGACTCTGGAGGAAAGGGCGTTAGAACAGTCTGTGCGCTCAGTGGTTAGACAGCGTATGTGGTCTCCAAATAATGGATTGCAAATGTCTAAGGTTCTATTGAAATCCCCGCTGAGGTTCTGCATGTACTTTCACTTAGATGTAGCAGTTCCTTGTTTCCATCTTTCTGTTTTACTCTGCAAGAACTGCACCCCACATCCCGACCTTTGACTGAAACCCCATAGGTGCAAGCCTTACCTTCAATTTGGGGGTCACATTGCTTTTGGAACATCTCTCCACTCCTGAGTCTAAGAAAAAACATGAGAATGGAGATTAGACGATGAAGTTAAAGACAAGACAACAATTGTTTTGCTGAGGAAGGAAACCACGGCACTCAAGCTAGCAGTCAACTCGTGCAGATGCACTGCAATTTTAAGTTTTCACATGAATGTATGGCTCTTGCTACAGTCTGATGATCCACTCAGAGCCTCTCTAGATGCATCAGACAGAGCGCTGATCCAGTGGAGGGCTGGGGAGGCCTGACTGCGTGCAAATGGAAGAGACTCAAGAGACGTGCTGACTATGCATGAGTAATTGTCCGGCCACAAAAAGAGCTCCAAGAATCAGTGCTTCCCTTAAATAGCCACACTTCTACAGCCTTATTTTACAAGACTCctgctttttttccacaatgGAGACACTGAAGCTAAGCTTAAGCGAGAATACCATCAAGAGCTTAAAAGTTTGATGGACAactctgtgtgtgcatggggGGCTTGGCATTCATATGCTACCTCGCCAAGTTGTCTTACAGCCAAGAAACTAAAATTGGCCTCTTCAAAGTGCAAAACAATCATTCAAATATACattcagttattttattttttttacatgtgaaTAATATTTGGTGAACCACAAGGTGCGGGACACTGCTGTGGTTGGACTGACGATGGTTGGGAAACACAGGAGTTCACTCAGCAGAGGCTTTTAGGATAGTTAGAGGAATTCACTGGATCAAACTGGATTTATCCTGACAAAGCAGGAGTTTACTGAACTGGTTTGGATAACCTGAAGTGGGGCAGACTGCTTGCAGTTACATCTTGGAACTAGGGGTGGGAAGAAAATGGATTCACTTAAGTATCGTCATTTCTTCTTTTACGATTTTGGAgtagactttttttaatgtttgaatcgatataatttaaaataatgataGAAAATGAATGTGTGGTGGTGTAGTTGATATTATGGTGGTCCCCACAAATAAACGAATGAAGGGATTTATTGCAGTAGCTAAGATAAGAAAGATAATCCTTTTCATGGACATTTTCAGTGCAGCAAAAATCAATATTAACAaggaatataaaaatattaacactttaaaaaataagaagtcCACAACGCTTCAATAACTTGAATCTTGAATACTGGGATCACTTTGAAACAGGTTAAAGATTTAATATTCCTTTAACTGggcaaaataaaaccaaaaacaaacactgcttTTGATCCGAGTCAAGTatgtctgaatctgaatctatATAATTCAAAATAACAATAGAAAGTCAATGTGGCGGAGTAGTTGATATTATGGTGGCCGGCACATATAAACCAATGTGGGGAAACACTGTAACTAGCTTGACGTGCAACTTCAAaaagtatatacatttttcattaaatccaTTGGACATTTTAATTTCCACTTTTCAGTTTATGTATGTGTAACTTTTTCCCATGGTTTAgtgaagaaaaatctaaatgaatCATATATTGAACCGAAATGCTTCAAAATACATATGGGATCATCACCCCAGTATCTTGATGAAAAGCAGCTCTTGAAGTAGACGTACTTCTCTGAGTGTAGCCTCCtccttgctgctgctgttcttccttttctctcctgATCTGCTCTCTGATGAGCCTCTGTTCCTCCTCAAGCTGCCTGGAGCCTTCCTCTCTCAAACGGGCTATCTGGTAGAAACAGACAAAGACAATATGTGTTTTGAGTGACAGCAAATGCATTAAGCACTGATGTAATTCATTAACTGTAAGACTCCCTTTCTGCTGTTCTGTGCTTCCAGGAGAGTGTGCAGACGTCCTTATTTCTTGAGATGAGACAGAAGATGGAACAGTGCCACCTGCTGGTTACCTCCTCCCCCCAAGGCACATATTTACATGCATTAAGCACATGCCATGACTCACACTGGAAGCAcgcagaacatttttatttatcactgGCTTTCTGAACAAAGTGCATCAAGTCATGCAATATCATCTAATGGGTTTACTGATAATTATGACATGGCGATGAAAAAAACGCCTCTCTCGGATAGAGCCTTTGTTCTTGACCCAAGTCTTTGGAAGATTTCGACTCAATCAGAAGGGAGTATTTGacgaaaaacagaagaaaaagcacCTGGGTGTGCTTCAGAATTTCCTGGATGCACTGGAATACCTTGTTCCTAGTACATTGCGGAGGCAAATTTCTAATTGTAATTTTCAACATCTTCTCGAGGCCACATCATGCACTACCATCTCCCATATGGTTTCTATAAATTCTCTTACCTCTTCTTCAAGTGTTCTTGTGATTTGCACCTCCTCCTGGCTCCGAGCTTCTGCTTGTTGCTCTCTGGTCTCCAAGTctgtcataaaaaataaaaaataaaaacattttcaagtgCCCGTATCATGTTTTCATAGGAAGATCTTGCTAAAataactgattattttcttaCAGCTGCTCTTGTTTAATATCATACTGGACAATACATACAGCAGTTAATCTTGGTATGTGTATGACTAAATAACTGATTTATTTACAATACAACCACAATAACCCTTATGATAAAATCAGAGCTTTCAGGTCTGATTTAGAAAAGGGACTCACCAAGCTTAATTTTCTTCCTCTTATCATCGAGCTTCCTGTTTCTTTCTTCTGCTTGTTTCTTGGCAGCACAGATCTTGTCATAGGCAGCCTGAAAACAGAATCGGCAAGAAGACACCAGGATGAATCATGGCCCTGGGTGAGAGTGTATCAGAAGCAACTGCAACAAGTTGAGAGTCATCAGCAGTCTGACCTTGGCAGCAGCATCAGTTAGAATCTCGAGAGCCTGGGACAACTGGTGGAAGAGCTCCACTGGAAGACAGGAGACAAGAGAAGGGAAACAATTAAAAATTCTGCTAgagaatacacaaaaaaacactaactttactttttctttaaaaagctaAAATTTTACAGCTGGAAACCATTTTAccgtgaccttgacctttaacctccaaaatctaatcagtACATCCTTCAgtttaattttgactgaattcCTTCCAGGCATTTCAGAGATATCTTGTTCGTGAGAATGGGACAGACAAACAACCTGAAAACCGACTGTCACCTTAGCTGAGgcataaaaatttaaattattttataaaaagatAGAACACACAATctttgtgtgtatgcgtgtattaacatgatttttatGTTAGAAATCTGCGAGTTGCTTTCATAAAATATTGTTTCACCTTTCTTAATAAGATGGAGAAGCTTGGTAGTGTCAACAAAAGGATGGTGGGTGCGACATGAAAAATAAGAGCATGACATCTACGATGGGGGGCTTATACCAAAAGAGGCATTATGTCCTTAATATGATACCTTTAAGctaaagtgaaatattttatgCTTTGAAAAGGTGTTGCTAGTCTCACGAAACCTGTTTCCTCTAATGACACAAACATGCATTCCCACACAAACCCTTGGCTTCTCCATCCATCTTCCATTAGAGCACCTCGAGGGGCCGCTGCCACAATCACCCCTACCACACAATACTCCACCTCCCCAGTTGtcatctaacacacacacacacacacagagagagggagaccaCAATCCCACTCTCCATCATACGACCGCCACACTGCTGCACTGTACTAGCAGGGCTTAATCATTCACTGATGGGAGGCCTAACCGACCGATACGGTTACTTCCTTTGGGGACTGGCAGTGCACACTAACAGGAGGCTCTGGAGAACATGCTGCCAGCAGAGGCGCTCAGGTTACCTACACGCATATAATGGACTAGAATGAAATCCAACTGGGAGAGACCTGCCGTGCCCACTAGGCAGGTCAGATCGTCACAACATGGGGGGTTGAGGAAAGTGAGGAAATAGCGGGGAGGTGTCTTCAGTTAGTAAGGAATCATGACCCCCAAGTCACCCCTTACATGCACACAACCTTCCCCTGAGGAGCAGCAAATCCCAAGACTTGCTCCGCTCTCGTGCGATAGAGACAAAGTCTGTCCATGTGCGGGTTCAAGTGTTGAGGCCCTCCAAACCACTTCTTTTCCATTTCTGGGAAACCGACCCCCTGCTTTTGTATTATCCCTCTCAACCCCCCAAAACCCAACCAATTTcccagttttttttcctgacataATCAGGAATTGTCTGAACCATCCAGCAACCACATAAACCTCACTTGAAAACATGCCTCATGACCAGTCTTTTGTCCAAGGTGCCTCCCCCCCCATCCGACGAAAAGCTACATTGAGATTTCCTTGCCTAATTGTTGACATGCTGGTTGGCAACAGGCCACGGAAGGACTCAAGCCAAAGAGTGTGGAAACgacggtggtggtggtgctgctggtggtgTTTGGCTGGTCCTGTCTGGCTAGAATACTGGTGGGAGAGACATGCGCTGGTTAGACGTCCCACAGAGTGCTGTGGCTAGGCTGTCTGGCAGGGTACTTGCTGAGAGCGCTATTCTAGAGCATTCTTTTTTGGATGTGGAGCTTGATGGCTGCTCGATCACACGATTAACCCTAATTCTTCAGAAAACAATGCAGAAGTTGCATTAGTTGCATAAGTAG from the Centropristis striata isolate RG_2023a ecotype Rhode Island chromosome 16, C.striata_1.0, whole genome shotgun sequence genome contains:
- the dnajc17 gene encoding dnaJ homolog subfamily C member 17, giving the protein MSGKAKDILQMDLYGLLGIEITATSKEIKKAYRQKALTCHPDKNPDNPKAVELFHQLSQALEILTDAAAKAAYDKICAAKKQAEERNRKLDDKRKKIKLDLETREQQAEARSQEEVQITRTLEEEIARLREEGSRQLEEEQRLIREQIRREKEEQQQQGGGYTQRNSGVERCSKSNVTPKLKLKWKCKKDDKTNGGYSQDLLLRLLQKYGDVSNVIVSGKKRGSAVVEFATVRAAELAAKNESGLSGNPLKISWLEGQPEVIAPASQPGLFMSSQGSLSNERDYESVVMMKMRQAAERQKLIEQLQREDDEDAAGS